From the genome of Glycine max cultivar Williams 82 chromosome 2, Glycine_max_v4.0, whole genome shotgun sequence, one region includes:
- the LOC102667916 gene encoding uncharacterized protein, whose translation MNPMENNSSTNATSKLPQKAKRKKKGLGVNVAQVADNTSEFSFAVAKIAVAQICQSAGYKSSKHNALEALTNVSTRYMEAIVRSAATFANASNRTDSNLFDLTNGIHDVCSVQGFPGGSIIHKSNLLGSSALKEIMNFVNLSNKVPFAKPIPFRNVSEVTIDSGTSMCLSKQVKTHIPRWLPHFPKENCAQVLVKERKCDEKLWEHSLTREENSGLLPSNGIDGKEEKEARMELPKGRERIKFRIRGEKEMHVELGVNMMNGVCKGRKRVSWNHDKINDCMVEENEDEKR comes from the coding sequence aTGAACCCTATGGAAAACAACAGCAGCACAAATGCCACGTCAAAACTACcccaaaaagcaaaaagaaaaaagaagggtcTGGGAGTAAATGTTGCTCAAGTAGCAGACAACACATCAGAATTCTCATTTGCTGTAGCCAAAATTGCAGTTGCTCAAATCTGCCAATCAGCTGGATACAAAAGCTCCAAACACAATGCTCTTGAAGCCTTAACTAATGTTTCCACAAGATATATGGAAGCCATTGTGAGATCAGCTGCCACTTTTGCCAATGCCTCCAATCGTACCGACTCCAACCTCTTTGACCTCACCAATGGCATTCACGATGTGTGTTCTGTTCAAGGATTTCCTGGTGGTTCAATAATACACAAAAGCAACTTGCTGGGGTCTTCAGCTCTAAAAGAAATTATGAATTTTGTCAACCTTTCTAACAAAGTTCCATTTGCTAAACCAATTCCATTTAGAAATGTTTCTGAAGTAACCATTGATTCCGGTACATCAATGTGCTTATCTAAGCAAGTGAAAACTCACATACCAAGATGGCTCCCACATTTTCCTAAGGAAAACTGTGCTCAGGTTTTGGTTAAGGAGAGGAAATGTGATGAGAAATTGTGGGAACATTCACTCACTAGGGAGGAAAACAGTGGCTTATTACCAAGCAATGGCATTGatggaaaagaagagaaagaggcAAGGATGGAACTGccaaagggaagagaaagaatAAAGTTTAGAATTAGAGGTGAGAAGGAGATGCATGTTGAATTGGGTGTGAATATGATGAATGGGGTTTGTAAAGGAAGGAAACGAGTGTCCTGGaatcatgacaaaatcaatgatTGTATggttgaagaaaatgaagatgaaaaaagATAG
- the LOC100790521 gene encoding polyamine oxidase 5, with amino-acid sequence MDAKELFSTNLIDGTVTSHIKRQCNSPHTVIVIGAGISGIAAARSLHEASFKVIVLESRDRIGGRIYTDYSFGCPVDMGASWLHGVCNENPLAPLIRGLGLTLYHTGGDNSVIYDHDLESCMLFNIDGHQVPQHIMIEVGDTYKRILAEIVKVRNEHPDDMPILQAISIVLNKHPELRLQGLAHEVLQWYICRMEAWFASDADIIPLKTWDQEHVLTGGHGLMVKGYDPVVKALANDLDIRLNHRVTKISNGYNMVMVTVEDGRNFVADAVIVTVPIGILKANLIEFTPKLPDWKASAINDIGMGNENKIALRFDRVFWPNVEVLGIVAPTSYACGYFLNLHKATGHPILVYMAAGRFAYDLEKLSDESAANFVMQQLKKMFPDASKPVQYLVSRWGTDPNSLGCYACDLVGMPDDVYERLRAPLGNLFFGGEAVSMDDHQGYVHGAYSSGLMAAENCQRHLLQKQGHMENLPLVPSVRHEMFETTIPLQISRI; translated from the exons ATGGACGCAAAAGAATTATTCTCCACAAATCTGATTGATG GCACTGTTACCTCACACATCAAGAGGCAATGCAATTCTCCTCATACAGTTATTGTTATTGGTGCTGGAATATCAGGAATTGCTGCTGCACGTAGTCTTCATGAAGCATCTTTTAAG GTGATTGTACTGGAGTCAAGGGATAGGATAGGTGGCAGGATTTATACTGATTACTCATTTGGCTGTCCAGTAGATATGGGAGCCTCGTG GCTACATGGTGTTTGCAATGAGAATCCCTTGGCACCATTGATACGTGGATTAGGACTTACACTATATCATACCGGTGGTGATAACTCTGTCATATATGATCATGACTTGGAAAG CTGTATGCTATTTAACATTGATGGTCATCAAGTCCCTCAACATATTATGATCGAAGTTGGAGACACTTACAAGAGAATTCTGGCAGAG ATAGTGAAAGTGAGGAATGAGCATCCTGATGATATGCCTATTCTCCAAGCCATTTCAATTGTGTTAAATAAACATCCAGAACTAAG GCTACAAGGACTTGCTCATGAAGTGCTGCAATGGTATATATGCAGAATGGAAGCTTGGTTTGCTTCTGATGCAGATATAATACCACTGAAAACCTGGGATCAG GAGCATGTCCTCACTGGTGGTCATGGACTCATGGTAAAAGGATATGATCCTGTTGTAAAAGCTCTTGCAAATGATCTCGATATACGCTTAAATCACAG GGTAACAAAAATATCCAATGGTTACAACATGGTAATGGTCACAGTTGAGGATGGCAGAAACTTTGTTGCTGATGCTGTTATTGTAACTGTCCCTATTGGAATCCTTAAGGccaatttaattgaatttacaCCAAAACTGCCTGATTGGAAAGCTTCAGCAATTAATGATATTGGTAtgggaaatgaaaataagattGCCCTAAGATTTGATAGAGTGTTTTGGCCTAATGTAGAAGTTCTGGGCATAGTTGCACCCACCTCTTATGCCTGTGGTTATTTTCTGAATCTCCACAAGGCAACAGGCCATCCAATTCTTGTGTATATGGCAGCTGGCAGGTTTGCCTACGACCTTGAAAAGCTATCTGATGAATCAGCTGCAAATTTTGTGATGCAACAACTCAAGAAGATGTTTCCTGATGCTTCTAAGCCT GTTCAATATCTTGTGTCACGTTGGGGAACAGATCCAAACTCTCTTGGCTGTTATGCATGTGATTTAGTTGGGATGCCAGATGATGTGTATGAGAGGCTTCGTGCACCATTAGGTAATCTATTCTTTGGTGGGGAAGCTGTTAGTATGGATGACCACCAGGGATATGTGCATGGAGCTTACTCTTCGGGGTTGATGGCTGCTGAAAATTGTCAGAGACATCTTCTACAAAAACAGGGTCACATGGAAAATCTCCCTCTAGTTCCTTCTGTTAGACATGAAATGTTTGAAACTACTATACCTCTTCAAATCTCTAGAATTTGA
- the LOC100782016 gene encoding uncharacterized protein has protein sequence MEQLKYKVVQGDDNNNKGPVVRSFFSSSSSESGISSGSSLDSDSFEEVTSPASSSSSAADQPATEPLSDMSSLFQQLPIKRGLSKYYEGKAQSFTSIAKVNSLEDLVKPENPYNKKLKTCSSYGGVMGETSQRGSCSSLSANRGTENFMDRRPPIPPHRSTTTSSIPNQTALFV, from the exons ATGGAACAGCTAAAGTATAAGGTTGTCCAAGGTGAtgataacaacaacaaaggaCCAGTTGTtcgttcttttttttcttcttcttcttctgagtCTGGAATTTCAAGTGGTTCATCATTGGATTCTGATTCATTTGAAGAAGTTACATcccctgcttcttcttcttcatcagcAGCTGATCAACCAGCAACTGAACCGTTGAGTGATATGTCTTCTTTGTTTCAACAACTTCCCATCAA GAGGGGGCTTTCCAAGTATTACGAGGGGAAGGCACAGTCTTTCACTTCAATAGCAAAAGTGAACAGCTTGGAGGATCTTGTCAAGCCTGAGAATCCATACAATAAGAAGTTGAAGACTTGTAGTAGCTATGGAGGGGTAATGGGTGAGACTTCTCAAAGGGGTTCATGTTCTTCTCTAAGTGCAAATAGGGGCACTGAGAACTTCATGGATAGAAGACCCCCAATTCCACCTCATAGATCTACCACTACTAGCTCCATTCCTAATCAAACTGCTTTGTTTGTTTGA